The Solidesulfovibrio sp. sequence CATTGCGCCCGGACTCCTTAACAAAGAGCATGACAGGTCGCAGCCAGGAGTACCCGCATGTCCGCCGCCCCAGACCAAACCTGCTTCGCTCCGGCCGAACGGGCCCCGAGCGCCGAGATCGAACAGCAGTACGCGATCCTTTCCGGCCACGAGATCCCGGTGGTGTTAAACGCCATCCCGGTGATTTCCATGGTGCTCAACCGCTGCCGCCAGGTGGTCTTCGGCAACCGCAAGTTCGCCGACGTCATCGGCGTGGCCGACATCCGCGAGGCCCTGGGCAAGCGGCCCGGGGAGGCCTTTCGCTGCGTGCACGCGGCCGCGGCGCCAAGCGGCTGCGGCACCGGGGAATTCTGCGCCCACTGCGGCGCGGTGCGCTCCATACTGCTGGGGCTGGCCGGCCGGGACAACATCCAGGAGTGCAACATCAACCGCGACCACGACGGCAAGGTCGAAGCGCTCGACCTGCGGGTGTCCTCCTCTCCCTTCCTCCTCGACGAAGAACGGTTCCTGATCTTTTCCATCACCGACGTCAGCCACGAAAAACGCCGCCGCGCCCTGGAGCGCATCTTCTTCCACGACATGCTCAACACCGTGGGCGGCCTGCAAGGCCTCATGGAATTCCTGGCCGAGGAGGTCCCCGGCGACCTGCGCCCCGACGCCCAGCTCATCCACAAGGCCATGGTCCAGCTGGCCGACGAGATCACCTACCAGAAGCAGCTGCTCGCCGCCGAAACCAACGAACTGGAAACCAATTTCGCCCCCCTGTCCTCCAACGACATCCTGGAGCTGGTGGAAGCCACCTTCCAAAACGCCGAACAGGCCCGCAGCAAACGGATCGACGTGCGAAACGCCTGCCAGGACGTGCTGGTGACCACCGACCCGGTGCTGCTGCGCCGGGTGCTCGGCAACATGGTCAAAAACGCCCTGGAAGCCACGGCCCCGGGGGGCGTGGTGACGCTCGGCTGCGACGCCGCCGGGCAGACCGTGCGCTTCTGGGTGGGAAACGACGCCGTCATCCCGCGCGGCGTGCGCATGCGCATCTTCAACCGCTCCTTTTCCACCAAGGGCGTGGGCCGGGGACTCGGCACCTACAGCATCAAGCTTTTGACCGAGCGTTACCTGGGCGGCACGGCGGATTTCCGTTCCGCGACCGGGGAAGGGACCACTTTCTGGGTGCGCCTGCCCCTGTCCCCGGTCGCCTGAGCCCCGGGGGCCTACTTGAGGGCCAGCACCAGGCGGATGCAGGACAGCGGCGCGCCGATGCGCTCCGGCCCGCCCCCCAGGGCCGTGCCCAGGGCGTCGTAGGCCCGCTCCAGCAGGAAGCACTTGAGCAACAGCAACCGGTCGCGCCGGGGCGGCAGCACGGGGCTCTCGCCCATCTGCGCGGCGTAGGCCCCGAAAAAGGCCCGTGACGCGGACTCGGCCCAGGGAAAGGCCCAGTCGCCGAGCCGGCCGGCATCCTCGGGATGGCCGGCGAGATAGCGCCCCACCCCCTCCTCGCCCACGGCGTAGAACGAATAGAACATGCCGGCCACGTCGCGAAGCGCGCAGCGCGTCAGCCGCCGCTCACCGAGCGTGCGGCCGGGGTCGCCCTCGAAATCCACGATGACGAAGTCCTTGCCGGTGAAAAGGAGCTGCTCCAGGCGGTAGTCGCCGTGGATGCGGATGCGCACCGTGTCCACCACCCCGCCCAGGAGTCCGGCCAGGGCGTCCAGGGACTGCTTCTCGGCGGCGACCAGCGCGGCGGCGTCGGCGGCCAGGGCCTCGGGCAGCCCGGCCAGGCGCCGGGACAGCGTCGCCGTGGCGCGGCGCACGGTGTTGCGGATGGATTGGTAGACCGAACGCTGGTAGAGCTTGGTGAAGGGCTCCGGGGCCAGCGCCCCCTCGCCCCGGGCCAG is a genomic window containing:
- a CDS encoding HAMP domain-containing sensor histidine kinase, with product MSAAPDQTCFAPAERAPSAEIEQQYAILSGHEIPVVLNAIPVISMVLNRCRQVVFGNRKFADVIGVADIREALGKRPGEAFRCVHAAAAPSGCGTGEFCAHCGAVRSILLGLAGRDNIQECNINRDHDGKVEALDLRVSSSPFLLDEERFLIFSITDVSHEKRRRALERIFFHDMLNTVGGLQGLMEFLAEEVPGDLRPDAQLIHKAMVQLADEITYQKQLLAAETNELETNFAPLSSNDILELVEATFQNAEQARSKRIDVRNACQDVLVTTDPVLLRRVLGNMVKNALEATAPGGVVTLGCDAAGQTVRFWVGNDAVIPRGVRMRIFNRSFSTKGVGRGLGTYSIKLLTERYLGGTADFRSATGEGTTFWVRLPLSPVA